TCCTACAGGAGATGGTTCGTATCAAAGAGGGTCGGGGTTACAAACCCCTCCTACAGGAGATGGTTCGTATCAAAGAGGGTCGGGGTTACAAACCCCTCCTACAGGAGATGGTTCGTATCAAAGAGGGTCGGGGTTACAAACCCCTCCTACAGGAGATGGTTCGTATCAAAGAGGGTCGGGGTTACAAACCCCTCCTACAAGAGATGGTTCGTATCAGAGAGAATCGAGGGAAACCCCTTCCACGGAAAGTGAATCGTTGTTGAACATGGCGACGCACACGCTGGATATGATGGCTTACGGTGGAATGTATGACCAAATTGGCGGCGGTTTTCACCGGTATTCCGTGGACGCGAAGTGGCTTGTCCCACACTTTGAGAAGATGCTTTACGACAACGCACAATTGGCGAAAATCTATCTCCGCGCCTATCAACTCACACAAGAACCGCGCTATCGACGCGTTGCTGAGGAGATTTTCGGTTTCGTTTTCCGAGAGATGACTGCACCTGAAGGTGGGTTCTATTCAGCATTGGACGCTGAGACGGATGCTGAAGAGGGGAAGTATTACGTCTGGACTGCGGATGAGATTCAGAAGGTTCTCGGTAAGAAAGCGGCGGAACGTTTTGCCACGGTTTACGGTGTGGATAAGGGTCCTAATTTTGAAGGGAAGAACGTTCTCTACGTTCCTGAAGGACCGGCTGCTGAGGCGGATCTGAAGTCGGTAGCATCTGCGCGAGAGGAACTCTTGGTGGCACGCGCGAAACGGGAATATCCGTTGTTGGATACAAAGATTATTGTCAACTGGAACGGTTTGATGATAGATGTCCTCGCTTACGGTTACGAGGTGCTTGGTGAAGAACGCTATCTCGCTGCTGCCACAAAAGCCGCACTGTTTATTCTTGATACGCTGAGAAAGCCTGACGGAGAATTGTGGCATACCTATACCGCTGGTGTTACAAAGCAGGATGCGTATCTTGATGACTATGCCTTTTTTGTTAAAGGTCTGATCGCACTGCATCGGGCTACGGGTGAGGAGCAGTGGTTTAACGCAGCCAAAACACTCACGGATACGATGATTCCACTGTTTTGGGATGGTAAAAATGGAGGTTTCTATTACACGAAAGCAGATGCGAAACACCTGATTGTGCGAACCAAAAAGCCCTTTGACTCCGCGATTCCGTCTGGCAATGCTGTCGCTGTCGAAAATCTTTTGGTGTTCGGGACGGATTATCAGAACTATGCTGAAAGAACGTTGCGGACCTTTGCTGAGTCTATATCGCAGGCACCCTCGTCTTTCATGTATATGCTTTTTGCACTTAATCACTATTTAATGTTAGAAGAAGGGACTGATTCCGAAACGCTATCGCTTGTGACTACAGCTGCTGAAGTTAAAACAGAGAAAGGTAGAATATTCAACGTTGCGCTTCACCTCAAAATCACTGCAGGTTGGCATGTTAACGCGAATCCGACAGGTCAAGAAAACTTAATTCCGACGACCCTTGCAGTGGATACGGATGCACCGGTGGAGATTGTTGAGGTGGCGTATCCCAAAGGTAGATCTGCGCGCTTTGAATTTAGTGATGAGTCTTTGAACGTTTACGAAGGAAGTCTTACAATCCCACTTCAGGTAAAACAAAAACCGAGAACACTCCTTGACAGA
The Candidatus Poribacteria bacterium genome window above contains:
- a CDS encoding protein-disulfide reductase DsbD family protein, translating into MATHTLDMMAYGGMYDQIGGGFHRYSVDAKWLVPHFEKMLYDNAQLAKIYLRAYQLTQEPRYRRVAEEIFGFVFREMTAPEGGFYSALDAETDAEEGKYYVWTADEIQKVLGKKAAERFATVYGVDKGPNFEGKNVLYVPEGPAAEADLKSVASAREELLVARAKREYPLLDTKIIVNWNGLMIDVLAYGYEVLGEERYLAAATKAALFILDTLRKPDGELWHTYTAGVTKQDAYLDDYAFFVKGLIALHRATGEEQWFNAAKTLTDTMIPLFWDGKNGGFYYTKADAKHLIVRTKKPFDSAIPSGNAVAVENLLVFGTDYQNYAERTLRTFAESISQAPSSFMYMLFALNHYLMLEEGTDSETLSLVTTAAEVKTEKGRIFNVALHLKITAGWHVNANPTGQENLIPTTLAVDTDAPVEIVEVAYPKGRSARFEFSDESLNVYEGSLTIPLQVKQKPRTLLDRTVPIILKLTYQPCNETECLLPQTLEVPLKLSNR